The following are encoded in a window of Phragmites australis chromosome 22, lpPhrAust1.1, whole genome shotgun sequence genomic DNA:
- the LOC133904833 gene encoding disease resistance protein RGA2-like isoform X1 codes for MKHKVVKSVKHVGILDKTVKQFTHRGTLKRLRKAMEGLDKVATEVVAILTVTEHRNNIASGSQPQVNYNCDTGSTLTAPYFVGREMEKERIVRWLNRTSVEAFEIVTSTYHVPILSVVGHGGMGKTTLAQHVCEQEVAKSFKVIWVCVSNRFDATSVTSKILESVTGAKPSADHLEALQQKLKQELESVKFFLILDDVWECKKKDEWEKIFAPLRKGASGSKILVTTRMRSVADMAANAMGVEGECLELEGLQEAENLKLFNYHVFSGRNPKDYGDLKSIGEQIAKKLGGCPLVTKVVSGHLRCKMCFQYWSSFLQEGLEHFKGSEDDIMQVLKLSYHYLPTELQICFRYCSLFPQDYKFKKKDLVLMWLGSGLISQDGNGLRRLEDIGEEILAMLTSKSFLDMKFKIIQYSQRKEEYYVMHNLMHELAQHVSSGECTTIIDPSILENEKDTVRQLRIACIDKLSTEEVKKITRFKNLRTIIIDGPGFINKVMLHTVESVIESSKSLRLLRSNLENTYHLPKLADLKHLRYVYLHRISSEGICGLVKLYHLLLVDCLNDWKEEPRQARYLGNIDHLRYVNYGPYRIGMFPIGRLTSLQELHNYRVQGSKGNRISAIGNLKTLRELEVLGLENVESLEEADNAKLNEKQYLNSLSLSWSAWASVENSKDDLILDHLEPHANIRNLKISGYGGARLPVWIENLRVKNLVSLELARCLYWEHLPSLGELTFLKKLWLECLPSLQQIGQSSQLSNISCIDSYLPPNLETLIVRRCKELTQLPILPPSLVHLEISKVGLTKLPRIGNLNGECIDTKPSKLLFVSVEECECLTSLERSLRLQMQYIRTIHVLRISDCKELESAPLSFEEMSELRELDIRNCPKLRTSSELEGKILPPSLENLTIKQFGDLEQSLIKSLHGLANLSELVLENCPGLVSLPSADVCKSLKSLKFMEIIRCENLSSFGGLGSLRSLIVLKISTCSKLTEVGLSLTPHASAPSAADSAAGIEEVNLVVPASSLQIDYLEVDLPYVLNIEPLKSLCHTKGLVIRDGMQMESLPEQWLLQNHKELRSLKVLSANSLESLPLGMRDLSSLNFLLLSGVEKLRSLPDLPSSLQWLHVMGCCPELETQIRVKDIPEWNKISHIPKVHIAAVKTVQSPHIFHALYVGGYYFMYGKECSEEAIYGRSHQ; via the exons ATGAAGCATAAAGTTGTCAAATCCGTTAAACATGTCGGCATTTTGGATAAGACCGTGAAACAATTTACTCACCGCGGCACACTCAAGAGGTTGAGGAAAGCTATGGAGGGTTTAGACAAGGTTGCTACGGAAGTGGTGGCGATTCTCACAGTCACTGAACATCGCAACAACATTGCTTCTGGTAGTCAGCCACAGGTGAACTACAACTGTGATACAGGTTCAACATTAACTGCTCCTTACTTTGTTGGGCGAGAAATGGAGAAGGAACGGATAGTTCGATGGCTGAACAGGACATCAGTTGAAGCTTTTGAAATTGTGACAAGTACTTACCATGTTCCTATTCTTTCCGTAGTTGGTCATGGTGGAATGGGGAAGACTACATTAGCTCAACATGTATGTGAACAGGAGGTTGCAAAGAGTTTCAAGGTTATATGGGTCTGTGTATCTAATAGGTTTGATGCAACATCCGTGACAAGCAAAATACTAGAATCTGTTACAGGGGCAAAACCTAGTGCAGATCACTTAGAGGCGCTTCAACAGAAACTCAAACAGGAACTGGAGTCTGTAAAATTTTTCCTTATTTTAGATGATGTTTGGGAATGTAAGAAAAAAGATGAATGGGAAAAGATATTTGCTCCTCTGAGGAAAGGGGCGAGTGGGAGCAAAATTTTAGTAACAACCAGAATGCGATCAGTAGCAGATATGGCTGCCAATGCCATGGGGGTTGAAGGAGAGTGCTTGGAATTAGAAGGGCTGCAAGAAGCTGAAAATCTTAAGCTCTTCAATTATCATGTCTTTTCTGGTCGGAATCCAAAAGATTATGGAGATTTAAAATCAATCGGAGAACAAATTGCAAAGAAACTGGGAGGATGTCCATTGGTAACAAAGGTTGTCAGTGGTCATTTACGGTGTAAAATGTGTTTTCAATACTGGAGCAGTTTCTTGCAAGAAGGTCTGGAACATTTTAAAGGAAGTGAAGATGATATCATGCAAGTCCTCAAATTAAGCTACCACTACCTGCCAACAGAGCTTCAGATTTGCTTTCGATACTGCAGCTTATTTCCGCAGGACTATAAATTTAAAAAGAAAGATTTAGTGTTGATGTGGCTTGGTTCAGGATTGATCTCACAGGACGGAAATGGACTGAGGAGGCTTGAGGACATTGGGGAGGAAATTTTGGCTATGTTAACTAGTAAATCATTCTTAGATATGAAATTCAAAATAATTCAATATAGtcagagaaaagaagaatatTACGTAATGCATAACTTAATGCACGAATTGGCACAGCATGTATCTTCTGGTGAATGCACAACAATAATTGATCCTAGCATATTGGAAAATGAGAAGGACACTGTTCGACAGCTACGTATTGCTTGCATTGACAAACTATCTACTGAGGAGGTCAAGAAAATCACACGTTTTAAGAATCTTCGCACTATTATTATTGATGGTCCAGGTTTCATTAACAAGGTTATGTTACATACGGTTGAGAGCGTTATAGAAAGCTCAAAATCCTTGCGTCTATTGAGATCAAATTTGGAGAATACATACCATCTTCCTAAACTTGCTGATTTAAAGCACCTTCGTTATGTCTATCTGCATAGGATATCATCCGAGGGAATATGTGGACTTGTCAAACTTTATCACTTACTGCTAGTTGATTGTTTGAATGATTGGAAGGAAGAACCAAGACAAGCAAGGTATTTGGGGAACATTGATCATCTGCGATATGTAAATTATGGGCCATATAGAATTGGCATGTTTCCAATTGGAAGACTCACTTCTCTTCAGGAGCTGCACAACTATCGGGTACAAGGAAGTAAGGGTAACAGAATAAGTGCTATCGGGAACCTGAAAACTCTCCGGGAACTAGAGGTATTGGGTCTTGAGAATGTTGAGAGTCTTGAAGAAGCTGATAATGCCAAGTTAAATGAAAAACAATATCTCAACTCTCTATCTCTTTCGTGGTCAGCATGGGCTAGTGTGGAAAACAGTAAAGATGACTTGATTCTTGATCACCTTGAACCACATGCTAATATTAGAAACTTGAAAATTTCTGGATATGGCGGCGCAAGACTTCCTGTTTGGATTGAGAACCTCCGTGTCAAAAACTTGGTGTCACTTGAGTTGGCGAGATGTTTATATTGGGAACACCTGCCTTCACTTGGAGAACTCACATTTCTTAAGAAACTTTGGTTGGAGTGCCTTCCTAGCCTACAACAGATTGGTCAATCATCTCAGCTGTCCAACATTAGTTGTATTGATTCTTACcttcctccaaatcttgagacTTTGATTGTAAGACGTTGCAAAGAACTGACGCAGTTACCAATCCTACCACCAAGCTTGGTTCACTTGGAAATAAGTAAGGTTGGGTTGACCAAACTCCCGAGGATAGGCAACCTAAACGGAGAGTGCATTGATACCAAGCCATCTAAATTGCTGTTTGTCAGTGTTGAAGAATGCGAGTGTTTGACCTCACTTGAAAGAAGCCTTCGATTGCAAATGCAGTACATCAGAACTATCCATGTCCTACGCATCAGCGACTGTAAAGAACTGGAGTCTGCGCCCTTGTCGTTCGAAGAAATGAGTGAGCTTAGAGAACTCGATATCAGAAATTGTCCGAAGCTAAGGACATCAAGCGAGCTTGAAGGCAAGATCCTGCCGCCATCACTTGAAAATCTTACAATCAAGCAGTTTGGTGACCTAGAACAGTCGCTGATCAAGTCACTTCATGGACTCGCTAACCTTTCTGAGCTGGTGCTGGAGAACTGCCCGGGCCTGGTATCCCTGCCCTCAGCAGATGTGTGCAAGAGTCTCAAATCACTGAAGTTCATGGAGATTATCAGGTGCGAGAATCTCTCGTCGTTTGGTGGGCTCGGCTCCCTTCGATCCCTTATTGTGCTGAAAATCAGCACCTGCAGTAAGCTCACAGAAGTTGGCTTGTCTCTAACTCCACACGCATCTGCTCCTTCTGCTGCTGATTCTGCTGCTGGTATAGAAGAGGTGAATCTGGTGGTGCCTGCCAGCTCCCTGCAGATCGACTACCTTGAAGTTGATCTCCCATACGTATTGAACATTGAGCCTCTCAAGAGCCTCTGCCACACCAAAGGATTGGTCATTAGAGATGGAATGCAGATGGAGAGCTTACCTGAACAATGGCTCCTGCAGAACCACAAAGAACTCCGATCACTGAAGGTGTTGAGTGCCAATTCCTTGGAGTCTCTGCCGCTAGGTATGCGAGACCTGAGCTCTCTCAACTTCTTGCTTCTATCAGGTGTTGAGAAACTCCGATCACTTCCGGACCTGCCCTCCTCCCTGCAGTGGCTTCATGTTATGGGCTGCTGTCCAGAGTTGGAGACACAGATTAGAGTAAAGGACATCCCTGAATGGAATAAGATCTCCCACATCCCCAAGGTGCACATAGCCGCTGTCAAGACTGTCCAGTCTCCTCACATTTTTCATG CACTCTATGTAGGTGGTTATTACTTCATGTACGGCAAAgaatgcagcgaagaggctatttaTGGACGAAGCCATCAATAA
- the LOC133905488 gene encoding putative methyltransferase At1g22800, mitochondrial: MASSAAGAARRLFLLHQRRGHLLTKRDLSSSPAAVGLDDGGRAKIFDRDLKRRHRDRAAWAAGETDALTDAVAENLLDRLEDCRKAFPSALCLGGSAGAVRRLLRGRGGIEKLIMMDMSTDMVRKWQELENATSDGLETHFVVGDEELLPIKESSQDLIISCLGLHWTNDLPGAMIQCRLALKPDGLFLAAILGGETLKELRIACTIAQMEREGGISPRMSPLAQVRDAGNLLTRAGFTIPGVDVDQYTVKYNSALELVEHLRALGETNALFQRNPVLKRDTALATAAIYQSMFGLEDGSIPATFQVIYMTGWREHPSQQKAKRRGSATISFSDIQKQFVSNEN, encoded by the exons ATGGCTTCctcggccgccggcgccgcccgtcgcctcttcctcctccaccaacgCCGCGGCCACCTGCTAACCAAACGTGATCTCTCTTCCTCGCCTGCAGCCGTCGGCCTCGACGACGGCGGCCGCGCCAAGATCTTCGACCGCGACCTGAAGCGCCGGCACCGGGACCGAGCGGCGTGGGCGGCGGGGGAGACCGACGCCCTCACGGACGCCGTCGCCGAGAACCTCCTCGACCGCCTCGAGGACTGCAGGAAGGCGTTCCCCTCCGCGCTGTGCCTCgggggctccgccggcgccgtccGCCGCTTGCTTCGCGGCCGCG GTGGGATCGAGAAGCTCATCATGATGGACATGTCGACCGACATGGTGAGGAAGTGGCAAGAATTGGAGAATGCTACCAGTGACGGGCTTGAGACGCACTTTGTCGTTGGAGACGAAGAGCTCCTTCCAATCAAAGAGAG CTCACAGGATTTGATAATAAGCTGTCTTGGGCTTCATTGGACAAATGATCTACCTGGAGCAATGATACAG TGTAGGCTGGCATTGAAACCTGATGGCCTTTTTCTGGCAGCAATTCTCGGTGGAGAAACACTGAA GGAGCTTAGAATCGCATGCACCATTGCTCAAATGGAACGTGAAGGGGGCATCAGTCCTCGAATGTCTCCTTTAGCACAA GTCCGTGATGCAGGAAACCTTTTGACAAGGGCAGGCTTCACCATTCCAGGAGTTGATGTTGATCAGTATACCGTCAAGTACAACAGTG CTTTGGAACTTGTTGAACATCTTAGAGCATTGGGGGAAACAAATGCTCTCTTTCAAAGAAATCCT GTGTTAAAAAGAGACACAGCCTTGGCGACTGCAGCCATTTACCAGTCAATGTTTGGGTTAGAAGATGGATCTATTCCAGCAACCTTTCAA GTAATTTACATGACTGGATGGAGGGAGCATCCATCACAGCAGAAGGCTAAGAGAAGGGGTTCTGCGACCATATCATTCAGTGACATACAGAAACAATTTGTTTCCAATGAGAATTGA
- the LOC133904833 gene encoding disease resistance protein RGA2-like isoform X2, with amino-acid sequence MKHKVVKSVKHVGILDKTVKQFTHRGTLKRLRKAMEGLDKVATEVVAILTVTEHRNNIASGSQPQVNYNCDTGSTLTAPYFVGREMEKERIVRWLNRTSVEAFEIVTSTYHVPILSVVGHGGMGKTTLAQHVCEQEVAKSFKVIWVCVSNRFDATSVTSKILESVTGAKPSADHLEALQQKLKQELESVKFFLILDDVWECKKKDEWEKIFAPLRKGASGSKILVTTRMRSVADMAANAMGVEGECLELEGLQEAENLKLFNYHVFSGRNPKDYGDLKSIGEQIAKKLGGCPLVTKVVSGHLRCKMCFQYWSSFLQEGLEHFKGSEDDIMQVLKLSYHYLPTELQICFRYCSLFPQDYKFKKKDLVLMWLGSGLISQDGNGLRRLEDIGEEILAMLTSKSFLDMKFKIIQYSQRKEEYYVMHNLMHELAQHVSSGECTTIIDPSILENEKDTVRQLRIACIDKLSTEEVKKITRFKNLRTIIIDGPGFINKVMLHTVESVIESSKSLRLLRSNLENTYHLPKLADLKHLRYVYLHRISSEGICGLVKLYHLLLVDCLNDWKEEPRQARYLGNIDHLRYVNYGPYRIGMFPIGRLTSLQELHNYRVQGSKGNRISAIGNLKTLRELEVLGLENVESLEEADNAKLNEKQYLNSLSLSWSAWASVENSKDDLILDHLEPHANIRNLKISGYGGARLPVWIENLRVKNLVSLELARCLYWEHLPSLGELTFLKKLWLECLPSLQQIGQSSQLSNISCIDSYLPPNLETLIVRRCKELTQLPILPPSLVHLEISKVGLTKLPRIGNLNGECIDTKPSKLLFVSVEECECLTSLERSLRLQMQYIRTIHVLRISDCKELESAPLSFEEMSELRELDIRNCPKLRTSSELEGKILPPSLENLTIKQFGDLEQSLIKSLHGLANLSELVLENCPGLVSLPSADVCKSLKSLKFMEIIRCENLSSFGGLGSLRSLIVLKISTCSKLTEVGLSLTPHASAPSAADSAAGIEEVNLVVPASSLQIDYLEVDLPYVLNIEPLKSLCHTKGLVIRDGMQMESLPEQWLLQNHKELRSLKVLSANSLESLPLGMRDLSSLNFLLLSGVEKLRSLPDLPSSLQWLHVMGCCPELETQIRVKDIPEWNKISHIPKVHIAAVKTVQSPHIFHGGYYFMYGKECSEEAIYGRSHQ; translated from the exons ATGAAGCATAAAGTTGTCAAATCCGTTAAACATGTCGGCATTTTGGATAAGACCGTGAAACAATTTACTCACCGCGGCACACTCAAGAGGTTGAGGAAAGCTATGGAGGGTTTAGACAAGGTTGCTACGGAAGTGGTGGCGATTCTCACAGTCACTGAACATCGCAACAACATTGCTTCTGGTAGTCAGCCACAGGTGAACTACAACTGTGATACAGGTTCAACATTAACTGCTCCTTACTTTGTTGGGCGAGAAATGGAGAAGGAACGGATAGTTCGATGGCTGAACAGGACATCAGTTGAAGCTTTTGAAATTGTGACAAGTACTTACCATGTTCCTATTCTTTCCGTAGTTGGTCATGGTGGAATGGGGAAGACTACATTAGCTCAACATGTATGTGAACAGGAGGTTGCAAAGAGTTTCAAGGTTATATGGGTCTGTGTATCTAATAGGTTTGATGCAACATCCGTGACAAGCAAAATACTAGAATCTGTTACAGGGGCAAAACCTAGTGCAGATCACTTAGAGGCGCTTCAACAGAAACTCAAACAGGAACTGGAGTCTGTAAAATTTTTCCTTATTTTAGATGATGTTTGGGAATGTAAGAAAAAAGATGAATGGGAAAAGATATTTGCTCCTCTGAGGAAAGGGGCGAGTGGGAGCAAAATTTTAGTAACAACCAGAATGCGATCAGTAGCAGATATGGCTGCCAATGCCATGGGGGTTGAAGGAGAGTGCTTGGAATTAGAAGGGCTGCAAGAAGCTGAAAATCTTAAGCTCTTCAATTATCATGTCTTTTCTGGTCGGAATCCAAAAGATTATGGAGATTTAAAATCAATCGGAGAACAAATTGCAAAGAAACTGGGAGGATGTCCATTGGTAACAAAGGTTGTCAGTGGTCATTTACGGTGTAAAATGTGTTTTCAATACTGGAGCAGTTTCTTGCAAGAAGGTCTGGAACATTTTAAAGGAAGTGAAGATGATATCATGCAAGTCCTCAAATTAAGCTACCACTACCTGCCAACAGAGCTTCAGATTTGCTTTCGATACTGCAGCTTATTTCCGCAGGACTATAAATTTAAAAAGAAAGATTTAGTGTTGATGTGGCTTGGTTCAGGATTGATCTCACAGGACGGAAATGGACTGAGGAGGCTTGAGGACATTGGGGAGGAAATTTTGGCTATGTTAACTAGTAAATCATTCTTAGATATGAAATTCAAAATAATTCAATATAGtcagagaaaagaagaatatTACGTAATGCATAACTTAATGCACGAATTGGCACAGCATGTATCTTCTGGTGAATGCACAACAATAATTGATCCTAGCATATTGGAAAATGAGAAGGACACTGTTCGACAGCTACGTATTGCTTGCATTGACAAACTATCTACTGAGGAGGTCAAGAAAATCACACGTTTTAAGAATCTTCGCACTATTATTATTGATGGTCCAGGTTTCATTAACAAGGTTATGTTACATACGGTTGAGAGCGTTATAGAAAGCTCAAAATCCTTGCGTCTATTGAGATCAAATTTGGAGAATACATACCATCTTCCTAAACTTGCTGATTTAAAGCACCTTCGTTATGTCTATCTGCATAGGATATCATCCGAGGGAATATGTGGACTTGTCAAACTTTATCACTTACTGCTAGTTGATTGTTTGAATGATTGGAAGGAAGAACCAAGACAAGCAAGGTATTTGGGGAACATTGATCATCTGCGATATGTAAATTATGGGCCATATAGAATTGGCATGTTTCCAATTGGAAGACTCACTTCTCTTCAGGAGCTGCACAACTATCGGGTACAAGGAAGTAAGGGTAACAGAATAAGTGCTATCGGGAACCTGAAAACTCTCCGGGAACTAGAGGTATTGGGTCTTGAGAATGTTGAGAGTCTTGAAGAAGCTGATAATGCCAAGTTAAATGAAAAACAATATCTCAACTCTCTATCTCTTTCGTGGTCAGCATGGGCTAGTGTGGAAAACAGTAAAGATGACTTGATTCTTGATCACCTTGAACCACATGCTAATATTAGAAACTTGAAAATTTCTGGATATGGCGGCGCAAGACTTCCTGTTTGGATTGAGAACCTCCGTGTCAAAAACTTGGTGTCACTTGAGTTGGCGAGATGTTTATATTGGGAACACCTGCCTTCACTTGGAGAACTCACATTTCTTAAGAAACTTTGGTTGGAGTGCCTTCCTAGCCTACAACAGATTGGTCAATCATCTCAGCTGTCCAACATTAGTTGTATTGATTCTTACcttcctccaaatcttgagacTTTGATTGTAAGACGTTGCAAAGAACTGACGCAGTTACCAATCCTACCACCAAGCTTGGTTCACTTGGAAATAAGTAAGGTTGGGTTGACCAAACTCCCGAGGATAGGCAACCTAAACGGAGAGTGCATTGATACCAAGCCATCTAAATTGCTGTTTGTCAGTGTTGAAGAATGCGAGTGTTTGACCTCACTTGAAAGAAGCCTTCGATTGCAAATGCAGTACATCAGAACTATCCATGTCCTACGCATCAGCGACTGTAAAGAACTGGAGTCTGCGCCCTTGTCGTTCGAAGAAATGAGTGAGCTTAGAGAACTCGATATCAGAAATTGTCCGAAGCTAAGGACATCAAGCGAGCTTGAAGGCAAGATCCTGCCGCCATCACTTGAAAATCTTACAATCAAGCAGTTTGGTGACCTAGAACAGTCGCTGATCAAGTCACTTCATGGACTCGCTAACCTTTCTGAGCTGGTGCTGGAGAACTGCCCGGGCCTGGTATCCCTGCCCTCAGCAGATGTGTGCAAGAGTCTCAAATCACTGAAGTTCATGGAGATTATCAGGTGCGAGAATCTCTCGTCGTTTGGTGGGCTCGGCTCCCTTCGATCCCTTATTGTGCTGAAAATCAGCACCTGCAGTAAGCTCACAGAAGTTGGCTTGTCTCTAACTCCACACGCATCTGCTCCTTCTGCTGCTGATTCTGCTGCTGGTATAGAAGAGGTGAATCTGGTGGTGCCTGCCAGCTCCCTGCAGATCGACTACCTTGAAGTTGATCTCCCATACGTATTGAACATTGAGCCTCTCAAGAGCCTCTGCCACACCAAAGGATTGGTCATTAGAGATGGAATGCAGATGGAGAGCTTACCTGAACAATGGCTCCTGCAGAACCACAAAGAACTCCGATCACTGAAGGTGTTGAGTGCCAATTCCTTGGAGTCTCTGCCGCTAGGTATGCGAGACCTGAGCTCTCTCAACTTCTTGCTTCTATCAGGTGTTGAGAAACTCCGATCACTTCCGGACCTGCCCTCCTCCCTGCAGTGGCTTCATGTTATGGGCTGCTGTCCAGAGTTGGAGACACAGATTAGAGTAAAGGACATCCCTGAATGGAATAAGATCTCCCACATCCCCAAGGTGCACATAGCCGCTGTCAAGACTGTCCAGTCTCCTCACATTTTTCATG GTGGTTATTACTTCATGTACGGCAAAgaatgcagcgaagaggctatttaTGGACGAAGCCATCAATAA